A section of the Pseudomonas lini genome encodes:
- the secG gene encoding preprotein translocase subunit SecG, whose protein sequence is MLETVVVVFHLLGALGVVALVLLQQGKGADAGASFGAGASNTVFGSQGSSTFLSKFTAILAAGFFITSLGLGYFAKEKAHQLTQVGLPNPAVLEVPKQQPASDDVPVLQEQKSATPATDVPPAQEQK, encoded by the coding sequence ATGCTGGAAACAGTCGTAGTCGTTTTTCATCTGCTGGGTGCATTGGGCGTAGTTGCTCTGGTTTTGCTGCAGCAGGGTAAAGGTGCGGATGCTGGCGCGTCTTTCGGAGCAGGTGCTTCAAATACTGTGTTCGGAAGCCAAGGTTCCTCTACCTTTCTTAGTAAGTTTACTGCTATACTTGCCGCCGGTTTCTTCATAACCAGCTTGGGGTTAGGTTACTTTGCTAAAGAGAAGGCTCATCAGCTGACTCAAGTAGGGTTGCCAAATCCAGCAGTGTTGGAAGTTCCAAAGCAACAACCGGCTTCTGATGATGTCCCGGTGCTTCAAGAGCAAAAGTCGGCTACTCCAGCGACTGACGTGCCTCCAGCTCAAGAGCAGAAGTAA
- the folP gene encoding dihydropteroate synthase, protein MTFVQSSTRLPCGNRVLDLAQTHVMGILNVTPDSFSDGGQYSQLDAALRHAEAMVAAGATLIDVGGESTRPGARAVSPLEELERVAPIVERISRELDVIISVDTSTPAVMRETARLGAGLINDVRSLRRDGALDAAAATGLPVCLMHMLGEPGDMQDNPQYQDVTKEVGEFLAERMLQCASVGIPAERIILDPGFGFAKTLQHNLSLFKHMEALHALGRPLLVGVSRKSMIGQALNRPVGERLHGGLALAALASIKGARILRVHDVAETVDVVRMIAAVESAE, encoded by the coding sequence ATGACTTTTGTTCAGTCCTCAACCCGGTTGCCTTGCGGCAACCGGGTTCTTGATTTGGCCCAGACGCATGTCATGGGCATTCTCAATGTCACTCCCGACTCCTTCTCCGATGGCGGCCAATACAGCCAGCTGGATGCGGCGCTGCGCCACGCCGAGGCGATGGTGGCGGCTGGCGCGACGCTGATCGACGTTGGTGGCGAATCGACCCGGCCGGGTGCCCGGGCGGTTTCACCGCTTGAAGAGCTCGAGCGTGTAGCGCCTATCGTTGAGCGTATCAGTCGTGAACTCGATGTGATTATCTCGGTCGATACATCCACGCCAGCGGTCATGCGTGAAACCGCAAGACTGGGGGCGGGCTTGATCAATGATGTGCGTTCGTTGCGCCGAGACGGAGCCCTGGATGCAGCAGCGGCCACCGGTTTGCCGGTGTGTCTGATGCATATGCTCGGTGAGCCGGGCGACATGCAGGACAATCCGCAGTACCAGGATGTGACGAAAGAGGTCGGTGAGTTTCTCGCTGAACGCATGCTTCAGTGCGCATCGGTAGGCATCCCTGCCGAGCGGATCATCCTCGATCCGGGGTTCGGCTTCGCGAAAACCTTGCAGCACAACTTGAGCTTGTTTAAGCATATGGAGGCCTTGCATGCCTTGGGGCGGCCCCTGTTGGTCGGGGTTTCGCGAAAGAGCATGATCGGGCAAGCCTTGAATCGGCCGGTGGGAGAACGCCTGCATGGCGGTTTAGCGCTCGCGGCACTGGCTTCAATCAAGGGGGCGCGTATATTGCGCGTCCATGATGTGGCTGAAACGGTCGACGTAGTGCGAATGATTGCTGCGGTAGAATCAGCCGAATAA
- the greA gene encoding transcription elongation factor GreA, with product MIKYPMTVQGAKALEEEHAHLTKVVRPKLSQDIGTARELGDLKENAEYHAAREQQGMVEARIRDIEGRIQNQVIIDVTTIPHTGKVIFGTTVEIANVETDESVTYHIVGEDEADFKLGKISVGSPLARALIAKEEGDVVAVKTPGGVIEYEIVEVRHI from the coding sequence ATGATCAAATACCCAATGACCGTCCAGGGCGCGAAAGCCCTGGAAGAAGAGCACGCTCACCTGACCAAGGTCGTCCGTCCGAAGCTGAGCCAGGACATCGGTACGGCCCGCGAGTTGGGTGACTTGAAGGAAAACGCCGAATACCACGCTGCTCGCGAGCAGCAGGGTATGGTCGAGGCGCGGATTCGTGATATCGAAGGCCGGATTCAGAATCAGGTCATCATTGATGTCACGACCATTCCCCACACCGGCAAAGTGATTTTCGGCACCACCGTTGAAATCGCCAACGTCGAGACTGATGAAAGCGTCACTTACCACATCGTGGGTGAGGATGAGGCTGACTTCAAACTCGGCAAGATTTCGGTGGGTTCGCCACTGGCCCGCGCCTTGATTGCCAAGGAAGAGGGTGATGTGGTCGCCGTGAAAACGCCAGGTGGCGTTATCGAGTATGAGATTGTCGAAGTTCGCCACATCTGA
- the glmM gene encoding phosphoglucosamine mutase: MSKKYFGTDGIRGRVGQYPITPDFMLKLGWAAGMAFRSMGACKVLVGKDTRISGYMFESALEAGLTSAGADVMLLGPMPTPAIAYLTRTFHAEAGIVISASHNPHDDNGIKFFSGKGTKLPDEVELMIEELLDTPMTVVESSKIGKVSRINDASGRYIEFCKSSVPTGTSFAGLKIVIDCAHGATYKVAPSVFRELGADVVVLSAHPNGLNINENCGSTHMEPLQAAVLAEQADLGIAFDGDGDRVQMVDHTGTVVDGDELLFIIARDLQERGKLQGGVVGTLMSNLGLELALADLAIPFVRANVGDRYVISELLERDWLVGGENSGHIVCFSHTTTGDAIIAALQVLMALKRRVESLAQSRQALRKCPQVLINVRFGGGANPIEHPTVKEASDRVTQAMAGRGRVLLRKSGTEPLVRVMVEGEDETQVRGYAEELAKLVTEVSV, from the coding sequence ATGAGTAAAAAATACTTTGGCACCGACGGCATTCGTGGTCGGGTCGGTCAATACCCGATAACTCCTGATTTCATGCTCAAGCTTGGCTGGGCGGCAGGCATGGCATTTCGCAGCATGGGTGCCTGCAAGGTGCTCGTGGGCAAGGACACCCGGATATCCGGTTACATGTTCGAATCGGCGCTTGAGGCCGGGCTGACCTCGGCAGGTGCTGATGTGATGCTCCTGGGGCCGATGCCGACGCCGGCCATCGCCTATCTGACACGTACCTTTCATGCCGAAGCCGGCATCGTGATCAGCGCTTCGCACAATCCTCATGATGATAACGGCATCAAATTTTTCTCCGGGAAGGGCACCAAGCTTCCGGATGAAGTCGAATTGATGATTGAAGAGTTGCTCGACACCCCGATGACCGTGGTTGAGTCGAGCAAAATCGGCAAAGTATCGCGAATCAACGATGCCTCGGGTCGTTATATCGAATTCTGCAAGAGCAGCGTTCCGACCGGCACCAGTTTCGCTGGGCTGAAGATCGTGATCGACTGTGCCCACGGTGCGACCTATAAAGTGGCGCCTAGTGTGTTCCGAGAGCTGGGAGCCGATGTCGTTGTGCTTTCTGCTCATCCTAATGGCCTGAACATCAATGAGAATTGCGGTTCGACCCATATGGAGCCGCTGCAAGCTGCTGTATTGGCCGAGCAAGCCGATTTGGGTATTGCCTTTGACGGTGATGGTGACCGGGTCCAGATGGTCGATCACACCGGCACTGTCGTCGATGGCGACGAGTTGTTGTTTATCATTGCTCGCGATCTGCAAGAGCGCGGCAAGTTGCAGGGCGGTGTCGTCGGTACGCTGATGAGTAACCTGGGGCTGGAATTGGCCCTGGCGGATCTGGCAATTCCTTTTGTGCGCGCCAACGTTGGCGACCGTTACGTGATCTCCGAGTTGCTGGAGCGCGATTGGCTGGTGGGTGGGGAAAACTCAGGGCACATTGTCTGCTTCAGTCACACCACCACTGGTGATGCGATCATTGCTGCGCTGCAGGTGTTGATGGCCCTTAAGAGGCGCGTAGAAAGCCTGGCTCAGTCCCGTCAGGCGCTGCGCAAGTGTCCTCAGGTGCTGATCAATGTCCGGTTTGGCGGTGGTGCGAATCCGATCGAACATCCGACAGTCAAAGAGGCCAGTGATCGTGTGACCCAGGCGATGGCCGGTCGTGGGCGCGTACTGTTACGCAAGTCCGGGACAGAGCCGCTGGTGCGGGTCATGGTCGAGGGCGAGGACGAAACGCAGGTTCGCGGTTACGCCGAAGAGCTGGCAAAACTGGTAACTGAAGTTTCTGTCTGA
- the carB gene encoding carbamoyl-phosphate synthase large subunit yields the protein MPKRTDIKSILILGAGPIVIGQACEFDYSGAQACKALREEGYRVILVNSNPATIMTDPDMADATYIEPIKWQTVAKIIEKERPDALLPTMGGQTALNCALDLEREGVLEKFGVEMIGANADTIDKAEDRSRFDKAMKSIGLDCPRSGIAHSMEEANAVLERLGFPCIIRPSFTMGGTGGGIAYNREEFEEICARGLDLSPTKELLIDESLIGWKEYEMEVVRDKKDNCIIVCSIENFDPMGVHTGDSITVAPAQTLTDKEYQIMRNASLAVLREIGVETGGSNVQFGICPDTGRMVVIEMNPRVSRSSALASKATGFPIARIAAKLAIGYTLDELQNEITGGATPASFEPSIDYVVTKLPRFAFEKFPKADARLTTQMKSVGEVMAIGRTFQESLQKALRGLEVGVCGLDEKLDLSNPESMSILKRELTVPGAERIWYVADAFRAGLSVEDIFGMNMIDPWFLVQIEDLIKEEEKVKTLGLASIDHDLMFRLKRKGFSDMRLAKLLGVTEKALRRHRHKLEIFPVYKRVDTCAAEFATDTAYLYSTYEEECEAAPSGRDKIMILGGGPNRIGQGIEFDYCCVHAALALREDGYETIMVNCNPETVSTDYDTSDRLYFEPVTLEDVLEIVRVEKPKGVIVQYGGQTPLKLARALEEAGVPIIGTSPDAIDRAEDRERFQQMVERLNLRQPPNATVRSEDEAIRAAAKIGYPLVVRPSYVLGGRAMEIVYEEEELKRYLRDAVKVSNDSPVLLDHFLNCAIEMDVDAVCDGTDVVIGAIMQHIEQAGVHSGDSACSLPPYSLPAHIQDEMREQVKKMALELGVVGLMNVQLALQGEDIYVIEVNPRASRTVPFVSKCIGVSLAMIAARVMAGKTLKEIGFTKEIIPNFYSVKEAVFPFAKFPGVDPILGPEMKSTGEVMGVGDTFGEAFAKAQMGASEVLPTGGTAFISVRDDDKPLVAGVARDLINLGFEVVATAGTAKLIEAAGLKVRRVNKVTEGRPHVVDMIKNDEVTLIINTTEGRQSIADSYSIRRNALQHKIYCTTTIAAGEAICEALKFGPEKTVRRLQDLHAGLKA from the coding sequence ATGCCAAAACGTACAGACATTAAAAGCATCCTGATTCTCGGCGCTGGCCCGATCGTGATCGGCCAGGCCTGCGAATTCGACTACTCCGGCGCCCAGGCCTGTAAAGCCCTGCGCGAAGAGGGTTACCGCGTCATCCTGGTGAACTCCAACCCGGCGACCATCATGACCGATCCGGACATGGCCGACGCCACGTACATCGAGCCGATCAAATGGCAGACCGTTGCCAAGATCATCGAGAAAGAGCGTCCAGACGCGCTGCTGCCAACCATGGGTGGCCAGACCGCTCTGAACTGTGCGCTGGACCTGGAGCGCGAAGGCGTTCTGGAGAAGTTCGGCGTAGAGATGATCGGCGCCAACGCGGACACCATCGACAAGGCCGAAGACCGTTCGCGCTTCGACAAGGCGATGAAATCCATCGGTCTGGACTGCCCGCGTTCGGGTATCGCCCACAGCATGGAAGAAGCCAACGCAGTTCTTGAGCGCCTGGGCTTCCCGTGCATCATTCGTCCGTCCTTCACTATGGGCGGCACCGGTGGCGGTATCGCTTACAACCGGGAAGAATTCGAAGAAATCTGCGCCCGCGGTCTGGACCTGTCGCCGACCAAAGAGCTGCTGATCGACGAATCGCTGATCGGCTGGAAAGAGTACGAGATGGAGGTTGTCCGCGATAAGAAGGACAACTGCATCATCGTCTGCTCCATCGAAAACTTTGACCCGATGGGTGTGCACACCGGTGACTCGATCACCGTTGCTCCGGCACAAACCCTGACGGACAAGGAATACCAGATCATGCGTAACGCCTCGTTGGCGGTACTGCGTGAGATCGGCGTGGAAACCGGCGGCTCCAACGTTCAGTTCGGCATCTGCCCGGACACTGGCCGTATGGTCGTGATCGAGATGAACCCGCGTGTATCCCGCTCTTCGGCACTGGCCTCGAAAGCCACTGGTTTCCCGATTGCGCGTATCGCTGCCAAGCTGGCGATCGGCTACACCCTGGACGAGCTGCAGAACGAAATCACCGGCGGCGCTACTCCTGCATCCTTCGAGCCGTCCATCGACTACGTCGTCACCAAGCTGCCGCGCTTCGCCTTCGAGAAATTCCCGAAAGCCGACGCACGCCTGACCACTCAAATGAAGTCGGTCGGTGAAGTCATGGCCATCGGCCGGACCTTCCAGGAATCCCTGCAGAAAGCCCTGCGCGGTCTGGAAGTGGGCGTTTGCGGCCTGGACGAGAAGCTCGACCTGAGCAACCCGGAAAGCATGAGCATCCTCAAGCGCGAGCTGACCGTGCCGGGCGCCGAGCGTATCTGGTACGTCGCTGACGCGTTCCGCGCCGGCCTGTCGGTCGAAGATATTTTCGGCATGAACATGATCGATCCGTGGTTCCTGGTGCAGATCGAAGATCTGATCAAGGAAGAAGAGAAGGTCAAGACCTTGGGTCTGGCCAGCATCGACCACGACTTGATGTTCCGCCTCAAGCGCAAAGGCTTCTCCGACATGCGTCTGGCCAAGCTGCTGGGCGTGACCGAGAAGGCTCTGCGTCGCCACCGTCACAAGCTCGAAATCTTCCCGGTCTACAAGCGCGTTGACACCTGCGCGGCCGAGTTCGCCACCGACACCGCTTACCTCTACTCGACGTACGAGGAAGAGTGCGAAGCCGCTCCGTCGGGCCGCGATAAGATCATGATCCTCGGTGGCGGTCCAAACCGTATCGGCCAGGGTATCGAGTTCGACTATTGCTGCGTACACGCGGCACTGGCTCTGCGCGAAGACGGTTACGAGACCATCATGGTCAACTGCAACCCGGAAACCGTTTCCACCGACTACGACACCTCCGATCGTCTGTACTTTGAACCAGTGACCCTGGAAGACGTACTGGAAATCGTCCGTGTCGAGAAGCCGAAAGGCGTGATCGTCCAGTACGGCGGCCAGACTCCGTTGAAACTGGCGCGTGCCCTGGAAGAAGCCGGCGTGCCAATCATCGGCACCAGCCCTGACGCCATCGACCGTGCCGAAGATCGTGAGCGCTTCCAGCAAATGGTTGAGCGTCTGAACCTGCGTCAGCCGCCAAACGCCACCGTGCGCAGCGAAGACGAAGCGATTCGTGCCGCCGCCAAGATCGGTTACCCGCTGGTGGTTCGTCCGTCCTATGTACTGGGCGGCCGTGCGATGGAAATCGTCTACGAAGAAGAAGAACTCAAGCGCTACCTGCGTGATGCGGTGAAAGTGTCCAACGACAGCCCGGTGCTGCTCGATCACTTCCTCAACTGCGCGATCGAAATGGACGTGGATGCGGTCTGCGACGGCACCGACGTGGTGATCGGCGCGATCATGCAGCACATTGAGCAGGCCGGCGTTCACTCCGGTGACTCCGCGTGCTCCCTGCCGCCGTACTCGCTGCCTGCTCACATCCAGGACGAGATGCGCGAACAGGTCAAGAAAATGGCCCTGGAACTGGGCGTTGTCGGCCTGATGAACGTTCAGTTGGCGCTGCAAGGCGAAGACATCTACGTCATCGAAGTCAACCCGCGCGCTTCCCGTACCGTACCGTTCGTGTCCAAGTGCATCGGTGTTTCCCTGGCAATGATCGCGGCTCGCGTGATGGCCGGTAAAACCCTGAAGGAAATCGGCTTCACCAAAGAAATCATTCCGAACTTCTACAGCGTGAAAGAGGCGGTGTTCCCATTCGCAAAATTCCCTGGCGTGGACCCGATCCTGGGCCCAGAAATGAAGTCCACCGGTGAAGTGATGGGCGTGGGCGACACCTTCGGCGAAGCCTTTGCCAAAGCCCAGATGGGTGCCAGCGAAGTGCTGCCGACTGGCGGTACCGCGTTCATCAGCGTGCGTGACGATGACAAGCCACTGGTTGCAGGCGTGGCCCGTGATCTGATCAACTTGGGCTTCGAAGTGGTCGCCACTGCCGGTACTGCCAAGCTGATCGAAGCAGCAGGCCTGAAAGTGCGCCGTGTGAACAAGGTGACCGAGGGTCGCCCGCACGTGGTCGACATGATCAAGAACGACGAAGTCACCCTGATCATCAACACCACCGAAGGTCGCCAGTCGATCGCCGATTCCTACTCCATTCGTCGTAATGCCTTGCAGCATAAGATCTACTGCACTACTACCATTGCTGCTGGCGAAGCTATCTGCGAAGCGCTGAAGTTCGGTCCCGAGAAGACTGTGCGCCGCTTGCAGGATCTACACGCAGGATTGAAGGCATGA
- the ftsH gene encoding ATP-dependent zinc metalloprotease FtsH, which translates to MAKNLILWLIIAAVLVTVMNNFSSPNEPQTLNYSDFIQQVKDGKVERVAVDGYVITGKRNDGDSFKTIRPAIQDNGLIGDLVDNHVVVEGKQPEQQSIWTQLLVASFPILVIIAVFMFFMRQMQGGAGGKGGPMSFGKSKARLLSEDQVKTTLADVAGCDEAKEEVGELVEFLRDPGKFQRLGGRIPRGVLMVGPPGTGKTLIAKAIAGEAKVPFFTISGSDFVEMFVGVGASRVRDMFEQAKKHAPCIIFIDEIDAVGRHRGAGMGGGHDEREQTLNQLLVEMDGFEMNDGIIVIAATNRPDVLDPALLRPGRFDRQVVVGLPDIRGREQILKVHMRKVPMGDDVAPAVIARGTPGFSGADLANLVNEASLFAARAGKRIVEMKEFELAKDKIMMGAERKSMVMSEKEKQNTAYHEAGHAIVGRVVPEHDPVYKVSIIPRGRALGVTMFLPEEDRYSLSKRALISQICSLYGGRIAEEMTLGFDGVTTGASNDIMRASQIARNMVTKWGLSEKLGPLMYAEEEGEVFLGRGGGGQHASFSGETAKLIDSEVRSIIDQCYGTAKQILTDNRDKLDAMADALMKYETIDADQIDDIMAGRAPREPRDWSGGSDTSGTPPAVQDGRPETPIGGPAADV; encoded by the coding sequence ATGGCAAAGAATCTGATCCTGTGGTTGATCATCGCGGCTGTCCTGGTGACGGTGATGAACAACTTCTCCAGCCCTAACGAGCCGCAGACCCTCAACTATTCCGACTTCATCCAGCAGGTCAAGGATGGCAAGGTCGAGCGCGTAGCGGTTGATGGCTACGTGATTACCGGCAAGCGCAACGATGGCGACAGCTTCAAGACCATTCGTCCGGCAATCCAGGACAATGGCCTGATCGGCGACCTCGTGGATAACCACGTGGTAGTCGAAGGCAAACAGCCTGAGCAGCAAAGCATCTGGACTCAACTCCTGGTCGCAAGCTTCCCGATCCTGGTAATCATCGCTGTCTTCATGTTCTTCATGCGACAGATGCAGGGCGGTGCCGGTGGCAAGGGCGGGCCGATGAGCTTCGGCAAGAGCAAGGCGCGCCTGCTCTCCGAAGATCAGGTGAAAACCACTTTGGCTGACGTTGCTGGTTGCGACGAAGCCAAGGAAGAAGTTGGCGAGCTGGTCGAATTCCTGCGTGATCCGGGCAAGTTCCAGCGTTTGGGCGGTCGCATTCCTCGTGGCGTGCTGATGGTTGGTCCTCCTGGTACCGGTAAAACCTTGATCGCCAAGGCGATTGCCGGCGAAGCCAAAGTGCCGTTCTTCACTATTTCCGGTTCCGATTTCGTCGAAATGTTCGTCGGTGTCGGTGCCAGTCGTGTTCGTGACATGTTCGAGCAGGCGAAGAAACACGCGCCATGCATCATCTTCATCGATGAAATCGACGCCGTCGGTCGCCACCGTGGTGCCGGCATGGGCGGCGGTCACGACGAGCGCGAACAGACACTCAACCAGTTGCTGGTAGAGATGGACGGCTTCGAAATGAATGACGGCATCATCGTCATTGCAGCGACCAACCGTCCCGACGTGCTGGACCCTGCATTGCTGCGTCCGGGCCGTTTCGACCGTCAGGTCGTGGTCGGCCTGCCGGATATCCGTGGTCGCGAGCAGATTCTCAAAGTCCACATGCGCAAAGTGCCAATGGGTGACGACGTCGCTCCGGCCGTGATCGCGCGTGGTACTCCTGGTTTCTCCGGTGCCGACCTGGCCAACCTGGTGAACGAGGCGTCGCTGTTCGCAGCCCGTGCCGGCAAGCGCATCGTCGAGATGAAAGAGTTCGAGCTGGCCAAAGACAAGATCATGATGGGTGCCGAGCGCAAATCCATGGTCATGTCCGAGAAAGAGAAGCAGAACACTGCTTATCACGAAGCTGGCCACGCTATCGTCGGTCGTGTCGTCCCTGAGCATGACCCGGTCTACAAAGTGTCGATCATCCCGCGCGGTCGTGCGCTTGGTGTGACCATGTTCCTGCCGGAAGAAGATCGCTACAGCCTGTCCAAGCGTGCGCTGATCAGTCAGATCTGCTCGCTGTATGGCGGTCGTATCGCTGAAGAAATGACCTTGGGCTTCGATGGCGTCACTACCGGTGCATCCAACGACATCATGCGTGCCAGCCAGATCGCACGGAACATGGTAACCAAGTGGGGCTTGTCGGAAAAACTTGGTCCGTTGATGTACGCCGAAGAAGAGGGCGAAGTGTTCCTCGGTCGTGGCGGCGGTGGTCAACATGCCAGCTTCTCCGGCGAGACAGCCAAGCTGATCGACTCCGAAGTACGCAGCATCATTGACCAATGCTACGGCACGGCCAAACAGATCCTTACGGATAACCGTGACAAGCTTGATGCCATGGCGGATGCCTTGATGAAGTACGAGACGATCGATGCTGATCAGATCGATGACATCATGGCGGGTCGTGCGCCTCGCGAGCCTCGCGACTGGTCTGGCGGCAGTGATACTTCCGGCACGCCTCCGGCGGTGCAGGATGGGCGTCCGGAAACACCAATCGGTGGCCCGGCTGCTGACGTATAA
- the rlmE gene encoding 23S rRNA (uridine(2552)-2'-O)-methyltransferase RlmE, which translates to MARSKTSLGWLKRHVNDPYVKQAQKDGYRSRASYKLLEVQEKYKLIRPGMSVVDLGAAPGGWSQVTSRLIGGQGRLIASDILEMDSIPDVTFIQGDFTQDEVLAQILEAVGNSQVDLVISDMAPNMSGTPEVDMPKAMFLCELALDLAARILKPGGNFVIKVFQGEGFDAYVKDARQKFDKVQMIKPDSSRGSSREQYMLAWGYRGRSE; encoded by the coding sequence ATGGCGCGTTCCAAGACAAGCCTTGGTTGGCTGAAAAGACATGTCAATGATCCCTATGTGAAGCAGGCGCAGAAGGATGGTTACCGCTCGCGTGCGAGTTACAAGCTTCTGGAGGTCCAGGAGAAATACAAGCTGATCCGTCCGGGTATGAGCGTTGTCGACCTGGGTGCGGCGCCCGGCGGCTGGTCGCAGGTCACTAGTCGGCTGATCGGTGGTCAGGGGCGTCTGATCGCCTCGGACATCCTGGAAATGGACAGCATTCCGGACGTGACTTTCATCCAGGGTGACTTCACCCAGGACGAAGTGCTCGCTCAGATCCTTGAAGCCGTGGGTAATTCGCAGGTGGACCTTGTGATTTCCGATATGGCCCCCAATATGAGTGGTACGCCTGAGGTGGACATGCCAAAAGCCATGTTTCTATGTGAGCTGGCTCTTGATCTGGCGGCTCGGATACTCAAGCCGGGTGGTAATTTCGTGATCAAGGTGTTTCAGGGCGAAGGGTTTGATGCTTACGTGAAGGACGCTCGTCAGAAATTCGACAAGGTCCAGATGATCAAGCCGGACTCTTCCCGTGGCAGTTCCCGCGAGCAATACATGCTGGCTTGGGGCTACCGCGGCCGTAGTGAGTAA
- the tpiA gene encoding triose-phosphate isomerase: MRRPMVAGNWKMHGTRASVAELIKGLSHLALPSGVDVAVFPPCLHINQVIDGLKGKSISVGAQNSAVESMQGALTGEVAPSQLVDAGCSLVLVGHSERRQIMGEQDGMLIRKFAAAQACGLIPVLCVGETLEEREAGKTLEVVGRQLGSIIEELGVGAFANAVIAYEPVWAIGTGLTASPQQAQDVHAAIRAQLAAENSEVAQGVRLLYGGSVKAANAVELFGMPDIDGGLIGGASLNADEFGAICRAAGN; encoded by the coding sequence ATGCGTCGCCCTATGGTAGCTGGTAACTGGAAGATGCACGGTACCCGCGCCAGCGTCGCTGAGCTGATCAAAGGCCTTAGTCATCTGGCCTTGCCTAGCGGTGTTGATGTCGCGGTATTCCCGCCTTGCTTGCATATCAATCAAGTGATTGATGGCTTGAAAGGCAAGTCGATTTCGGTCGGCGCGCAGAATTCTGCAGTGGAATCCATGCAAGGTGCATTGACTGGTGAAGTTGCGCCGAGTCAGTTGGTGGATGCAGGTTGTTCCCTGGTGCTTGTCGGGCACTCCGAACGCCGCCAGATAATGGGCGAGCAGGATGGAATGCTGATTCGCAAGTTCGCAGCGGCGCAGGCATGTGGCTTGATTCCGGTGTTGTGCGTAGGGGAGACCCTCGAAGAGCGCGAAGCCGGGAAAACTCTTGAGGTTGTCGGGCGTCAGCTTGGCAGTATCATTGAGGAGCTGGGTGTAGGTGCCTTTGCAAACGCAGTAATTGCTTACGAGCCGGTCTGGGCCATTGGTACCGGGCTGACTGCTTCGCCGCAACAGGCGCAGGATGTGCATGCAGCCATTCGCGCTCAGTTGGCGGCAGAGAATTCTGAGGTCGCGCAAGGTGTGCGGCTTCTATACGGCGGCAGCGTGAAGGCGGCCAATGCGGTCGAACTGTTCGGCATGCCGGATATCGATGGGGGGCTCATTGGTGGAGCTTCCCTGAATGCAGATGAGTTCGGTGCGATTTGTCGCGCCGCGGGAAACTGA
- a CDS encoding YhbY family RNA-binding protein, producing MPLTQEQKKQYKSIGHHLKPVLIVADNGLTEGVLAELERALADHELIKIKLNILDRESRLAAIAELCKAGKADLVQVIGKMALIYRKNFSVNKQLSNVHRFK from the coding sequence ATGCCGCTCACTCAAGAGCAGAAGAAACAGTACAAATCCATTGGCCACCATCTGAAACCAGTTTTGATTGTGGCTGACAACGGTTTGACTGAAGGTGTGTTAGCCGAACTTGAACGCGCTTTGGCGGATCACGAGCTGATCAAAATCAAGCTCAACATCCTTGATCGCGAATCGCGCCTGGCAGCCATTGCAGAACTCTGCAAGGCCGGCAAAGCCGATCTGGTTCAGGTCATCGGCAAGATGGCACTGATTTACCGCAAGAACTTCAGCGTCAACAAGCAGCTGTCGAACGTCCATCGCTTCAAGTGA
- a CDS encoding MFS transporter: MLWQLTQMLWVGGLWLLHIGLLPVLGRIGLAPLLIDEIAGMLNTLMVGFATACVGFQALVLVQAKGLASLWRDIRGQLLLMALYGGAMYFAVHVGWPHAAHWQLFSYLVLGFSGLVLVMQPVPGWSVRVREAHP; this comes from the coding sequence ATGCTTTGGCAGCTGACCCAAATGTTGTGGGTTGGCGGCTTGTGGCTGTTGCACATCGGTCTGCTGCCGGTGCTGGGGCGAATAGGCCTGGCACCGCTGCTGATCGACGAAATTGCAGGCATGCTGAATACGCTGATGGTGGGATTTGCCACGGCGTGTGTGGGTTTTCAGGCTTTGGTGCTGGTTCAGGCCAAGGGCCTTGCCAGTCTATGGCGCGATATTCGTGGGCAACTGCTGCTGATGGCACTGTATGGGGGCGCGATGTATTTCGCGGTCCACGTCGGCTGGCCGCACGCGGCGCATTGGCAGCTGTTCAGCTATCTTGTTCTGGGATTTTCCGGGCTGGTGCTGGTGATGCAACCGGTGCCGGGATGGAGTGTGAGGGTGCGCGAAGCACACCCTTGA